The stretch of DNA CTTGCCAGATTATCTATGTGAGAATTTGTCGTTCCCATTCGACACTTTGGCACAATTCTACGGGAAAGTCAATCGAGCCttaaacaaaaagtaattattattctatAACGATTTTGCCATCTACTTTGGTAATTTTCAATGTCTTGAGAATTTCTTTAAGTTTTTTGGAGTCATCTTTTGAGGCCTTCTTTAGGACTTTGTATAGGTTTTGGGATCCAGTAACATCATTAAATATAGTGGACTTTGGTTTTGTAGACTTTGCGGGTGGTTGTTTGGATGGTTTTGggggttgttgttgttgtttgttctTTCCCTTGTATAACCCTTTTTCATACTTTTCAGCTTCGGAAATGCAACTAGTGTGTTTTCTATAATCGGTTCCTTGGAATGTGGTGGAACAGTCAATACAGGTGAAATATGCCCCACGACATCTCTGGGCATGCTGATCTAACTTCTTTTTAATAACGGTATCGTTACAAACTTCACAGGAGAATGAAACCATCTTTACTGGAGAAGACTAAAGAgtagaaaatttttttttcttcgaTGAGATGGTTATTTATGTACATTATTTACACGAGTATACACATATATTATTGCCTATCCCAGACAGGCTCGTCCTCTTTTCTTCGCTGGACACGTACGATTTCATAATCATCGGCTACTTGGTTTGTGTGATCGTTAAGTAGCCCTTGTAAACGGTAGTAGTCATTCTTCTTGTCGACGGTACGCTTGTTTTCTATCAAATTTAGCATTTCCTCTTCGCCTAGCTGTTGATACTTTTCGTCGTATTTCTCCCATTTAACTGAAGTGAACTTTTGCAAATAGATCGAGCCAGCAACTATTGATACAAGGAAGGGAAgaccaaaaaataaaaagtgGTTTTTCTTTACGAGCTTGACGTATCTGCCTGCCAACGTTTTGTCGTAAGCTTCCTGCTCTTTTTTTCCACGAAACACACGGTTACCACTGTATGACATTGCTTGGGTGAAAGGTGGGTTATAAAGAGGAGTTGTGGTTTTGCTGTGTTGGTTTTTGTCTCATGATGATTGGTTTTGGGAGTTTGCGCGACAGAAAACAAGATAATGTGTAGTAGGAGAGATCAATAAGCAGCACAGAACATGGCAGtagtttatatttttgccaatttttttgttcaaatgTATAACCTGCAGTCAGCTGGTAAATTAGTAATCAAAATGTATCAACTGTGGAACTGGGGGGTTATTTGACAAATCTACTATTGTGGCGTGGACAACGATAAGCGAAGAGAATAACCTTCCAGATCCTTCAAAAGTCTCTCACAATAGTTTTTAGGGCCACAATTGATTATCTTGTTAATTTCCTAGCTCAATGATACCACTCCTGCACTAGAGATAAGTAATGTagcaaaatatttaattaaaattaccttttttttttgcgcCACAGTAGGCAACAAAGCTATATAAGTATGCACTGGGAAAGGctattttatttcttaCTACGGATAGACTTTAAACATGGTTAATCATAAGAACTCAGGAGGGTTAGCTACGAAAGATAACGTCAGCATCACTCAAGATGAAATTTCGCATGACGAGATATCTCAAAGCGACACTCCATATATTGACATTAGTTTGGATAtagacgaagaagaagtacAGCGCCGCAACAACTCGAAATGGTTTCAAGTCAAGAAATTTTGGTGGGATGGGACTGGGAAACACCCGAAGGAGCAACaatatttaatgaaattggattttttcttattaaCATCGTCATGTTTGGGGTACTTTATCAAGAACTTGAACCAAACGAATGTTACTACTGCCTTTGTCAATGGTATGGATGAATACTATGGCATGAACAAAAACCAATACAACTACCTTTTGACAATGTTCACCATCGGATACATTATTGGCCAAATACCATCGAATATGCTTTTGCACAAGATTTCTATCAGATACTATCTTGGTGGGTTGGAGATTTTTTGGGCGTTCTTGACTCTCATCATGATTACTGTTCCATCTCATAAAATCAAGGCATTGTATGCATTAAGGTTTCTTTCTGGGTTTACTGAAAGTGCATATTTCCCATGTTTGGAGTATATCCTTGGTGCACATTATAGCAAAGACGAAGTCAGTAAACGAAGTGCATGGTTTGCCATTTCTGGTAATTTGAGTGGTATTGTATCTGGTCCGTTGCAACAGGCAATCATTAAACGCTTTAGCAAATCAGGCATGCCACCGTTCAAATGGATGTTTGTGTTTGATGCAGTTATTAGTTTCCCCATCGGGATATACACTGTTTTTGCTAACCCCAACACcccatcaacaacaaatctGTGGTATTTCACTGAAGACGATAAGAAGGTTGGGCTAGAACGCCGGAGATTGATTGGAGCTGAGATTAATACCAAAACCAACTATTCGTGGAAGAAGGTAAAATCGTTTTTCAACACCTGGCACATCTACGTGTTTCCTATTGTGTTCTTGTGTTACAACAATTCGTGTGCTGCAATTGGCCAGCCTACTTTTCAAACATGGCTAAAACTTACTCTTAAGAAACCGTCGAGTGTTTATAATAGCTACCCTTCTATCATCAGTGGTGTTGGCATTGCCATGGCGTTGTTGTTTGCATATCTCAACGATTATCTTGGTGGTAGGAAAAATGTTTGGTTTGTTAGTGGGTTCTTTGTCCCGTTGATAATTGGCTGTGCGTTGTTGGCCAAGTGGAATATCCCCATTGGACTCCACTACCTCTGCTACTTTTTGGTCGGGGTACCCACCTCTTGGGGCCAGccatttattttttcatgGATCAACCGGTTATTGTACCACAATGACATGAAACgaaattttgttgttgttgtcacGAATACATTGCCTTACGTTACTGGAGCTTTTGTCCCCATATTTGTTTGGAACACCAACGATAAACCGGAATATTTTATTGGCTTTAGCTATACTGCTGCATTGTCTGCATTGGGGTTGGTTGCAACGTTTGTTGCCCACTACTTGACTATACAGGATGAAAATGGGGTTACCCTCAAAGATTTAGAGCTGTATGGGTCTACCGAGTTTAGCAAATAAACGACCTTTTTTTAGTTGAAAATCGACGACAAGTCGTTGGGGTTGATTTGTTTCCAGTCACAAAGTTGCGAGGGCAAGTTTTCGGGAGCCAATTCAGGGTACTTTTCCTCAATAACACgaataatttcttcaaatagAATCTTGTAGGATTTGGCGGTGAAATGGATTCCGTCACTAACGATCTCTGCTAAACTTTCTCCAATTTCCCATTTGTCTTTTGTTGCAGAAACTTCAAACAACTGGTCCTTGGTCCACCCTTGGTGTTGCCTTAAGGTGTTCCATGTGTCGATGAATGCCACATTGTGTTGAGCTGCGACTTTTTTAGCGGTTTCAGAATATTTCAATAGTCTTTGGTTAGTTGTGGGATCTTTATCGATTGGGCGTCCTCTCTCAGCAAGCATGGCCTTTGCCATCTTGGGGTCATGCAAGCCAGGCCCAATAATGATTggtttgatatttttgtCTAGTACCATCTGTACCATTACACTTAAATTATCTTTATATCTGTCTAACTCGACTGTCTGGATTTCATTGATGTAGTCGTATGCATCGTTAGTTCCAAAAAATATTGTcatcaatttgatattggtTTCCGACTCTAAAATTTTTGGAAGAATTTGTCTAGCGTGCTCTGAGTTGTAGCCACTGAAACCACGGTTAATAACATCCAATTTTCGGATATACACATTCTGTAATGCTGGATGAAAGCCATACTGGGTACAACTAAACTGGGTGATGGAGTCACCGAACAACACAAATTTACCGTATTCCATGATTGCTATGGTtgagaattttttttttttcttgtccCACgccatttttcaaattatgcAGTTGAGAATGTTAGTTTTTGTGTACACCCCGTTCGCTGAATATTTCGGAATAATTCAAAGATTGGGGAGTGGGGGAGGCGATAGACGAAGACACGGTATAAAAATGGGCAAAATTTTCCCCAACTTTTTGCAGTGGTTTAACTAATAATCAACTACAATGAGTGAACACAAGTGGTGGAAAGAAGCTGttgtttatcaaatttggCCGGCATCATACAAGGATTCCAATGGTGATGGTGTTGGTGATATTCCAGGAATTATTTCGACGTTAGACTATATTGCGAGTTTGGGAGTGACAACCGTATGGTTGAGTCCTATGTATGACTCGCCCCAAGATGACATGGGGTACGATGTTTCTGATTACGAAAATGTCTACAGCAAATACGGGACCTTGCAGGATATGGACAGATTAATTGCTGGTTGTCATGACAGAGGGTTGAAGTTGATACTTGACTTGGTTATCAACCACACTTCGGTTGAGCACAAGTGGTTTAAAGAGTCGAGACTGTCGAAGGACAACCCGAAAAGAGACTGGTACATTTGGAAACCACCTAGAATCGATAGCAATGGTAACAAACACCCGCCAAATAATTGGGGGTCATATTTTTCTGGGTCGGCATGGAAGTATGATGAGTTGACTGGTGAGTACTACTTGCACTTGTTTGCTGAATCACAACCTGATTTGAATTGGGAAAACAAGGAGTGCAG from Candida albicans SC5314 chromosome R, complete sequence encodes:
- a CDS encoding uncharacterized protein (Ortholog(s) have nucleolus localization), whose translation is MVSFSCEVCNDTVIKKKLDQHAQRCRGAYFTCIDCSTTFQGTDYRKHTSCISEAEKYEKGLYKGKNKQQQQPPKPSKQPPAKSTKPKSTIFNDVTGSQNLYKVLKKASKDDSKKLKEILKTLKITKVDGKIVIE
- a CDS encoding uncharacterized protein (Ortholog(s) have role in mitochondrial respiratory chain complex IV assembly and mitochondrial inner membrane localization) produces the protein MSYSGNRVFRGKKEQEAYDKTLAGRYVKLVKKNHFLFFGLPFLVSIVAGSIYLQKFTSVKWEKYDEKYQQLGEEEMLNLIENKRTVDKKNDYYRLQGLLNDHTNQVADDYEIVRVQRRKEDEPVWDRQ
- a CDS encoding uncharacterized protein (Predicted membrane transporter, member of the anion:cation symporter (ACS) family, major facilitator superfamily (MFS)), which encodes MVNHKNSGGLATKDNVSITQDEISHDEISQSDTPYIDISLDIDEEEVQRRNNSKWFQVKKFWWDGTGKHPKEQQYLMKLDFFLLTSSCLGYFIKNLNQTNVTTAFVNGMDEYYGMNKNQYNYLLTMFTIGYIIGQIPSNMLLHKISIRYYLGGLEIFWAFLTLIMITVPSHKIKALYALRFLSGFTESAYFPCLEYILGAHYSKDEVSKRSAWFAISGNLSGIVSGPLQQAIIKRFSKSGMPPFKWMFVFDAVISFPIGIYTVFANPNTPSTTNSWYFTEDDKKVGLERRRLIGAEINTKTNYSWKKVKSFFNTWHIYVFPIVFLCYNNSCAAIGQPTFQTWLKLTLKKPSSVYNSYPSIISGVGIAMALLFAYLNDYLGGRKNVWFVSGFFVPLIIGCALLAKWNIPIGLHYLCYFLVGVPTSWGQPFIFSWINRLLYHNDMKRNFVVVVTNTLPYVTGAFVPIFVWNTNDKPEYFIGFSYTAALSALGLVATFVAHYLTIQDENGVTLKDLESYGSTEFSK
- the IAH1 gene encoding isoamyl acetate-hydrolyzing esterase (Protein similar to S. cerevisiae Iah1p, which is involved in acetate metabolism; mutation confers hypersensitivity to tunicamycin; transposon mutation affects filamentous growth), with amino-acid sequence MAWDKKKKKFSTIAIMEYGKFVLFGDSITQFSCTQYGFHPALQNVYIRKLDVINRGFSGYNSEHARQILPKILESETNIKLMTIFFGTNDAYDYINEIQTVELDRYKDNLSVMVQMVLDKNIKPIIIGPGLHDPKMAKAMLAERGRPIDKDPTTNQRLLKYSETAKKVAAQHNVAFIDTWNTLRQHQGWTKDQLFEVSATKDKWEIGESLAEIVSDGIHFTAKSYKILFEEIIRVIEEKYPELAPENLPSQLCDWKQINPNDLSSIFN